In Archangium violaceum, the following are encoded in one genomic region:
- a CDS encoding sigma-70 family RNA polymerase sigma factor yields the protein MTQPSELVATFLAHTGGRLEASAEADALEGLLRRVWEDARAQWPEVELPAERFIRHLAERLPEAGSDGQIGPRLEQLSLPELYLACACVQGIAEATVAFDRHYLSRLPGLLGYLRQPAAIIDEVCQLTRVKLLVHTPEGAPRLNDYTGQGSLLSWVRITAVRIALRVCGLDKPAPDEGVVEVLESLPAPGDVELDLIRRRHHAEFRQAVREAFAALSMDERHLLRLHVVDQLSTVELGALFRVNQSTVSRWLKSVRQTVFNETRRRLQARLGLSARDFQSFLGALDSQLELGISLIFGEEDAQARK from the coding sequence ATGACACAGCCGTCGGAACTGGTCGCCACGTTTCTCGCCCACACGGGAGGGCGCCTCGAGGCATCCGCGGAGGCCGACGCACTGGAGGGCCTGCTGCGCCGCGTGTGGGAGGATGCCCGCGCCCAGTGGCCAGAGGTGGAGCTGCCCGCCGAGAGGTTCATCCGACACCTGGCCGAGCGGCTGCCGGAGGCGGGTTCCGACGGGCAGATCGGGCCTCGGCTCGAACAACTGTCCTTGCCAGAACTCTATCTCGCGTGTGCGTGTGTGCAGGGGATTGCCGAGGCTACCGTGGCCTTTGATAGACACTACCTGTCGAGGTTGCCAGGGCTGCTTGGATACTTGAGGCAGCCAGCGGCAATCATCGACGAGGTCTGTCAGCTGACGCGGGTGAAGCTCCTGGTCCACACCCCCGAGGGGGCGCCCCGGCTCAATGACTACACGGGCCAGGGTTCGTTGTTGAGCTGGGTGCGAATCACCGCGGTGCGCATTGCCCTCAGGGTGTGTGGCTTGGACAAGCCCGCGCCTGACGAGGGCGTGGTGGAGGTGCTCGAGTCGCTACCAGCGCCGGGAGATGTGGAGTTGGACCTCATCCGGCGGCGCCATCACGCCGAGTTCCGCCAGGCTGTCCGCGAGGCTTTCGCCGCGCTGTCGATGGATGAGCGGCACCTGTTGCGGCTCCATGTCGTGGACCAGCTGTCGACGGTCGAGCTGGGAGCGCTGTTTCGCGTGAACCAGTCCACGGTCTCTCGCTGGTTGAAGAGTGTGCGGCAGACGGTCTTCAACGAGACCCGGCGTCGGCTGCAGGCGCGGCTGGGGCTTTCCGCGCGAGACTTCCAGAGCTTCCTGGGCGCTCTGGACAGCCAGCTCGAGCTGGGCATCAGCCTGATTTTCGGCGAGGAGGACGCGCAGGCCCGCAAGTGA
- a CDS encoding winged helix DNA-binding domain-containing protein has product MVTVLGQRALNRALLERQLLLQRGKLSIPAAIEHLVGLQAQAPNPPYVGLWTRLEGIRLDALTRLMEDRRVVRSALMRGTLHLVTARDFLKLRPVLQPVLERLHNGAYGRRFEGLDAHEVAAVGRELLEEQPRTSAELGKLLRARWPGRDAAVLASAVRNLQPLIHVPPAGTWDSHKPAALIPAESWLGRALEPASSLDSLIKRYLAAFGPATVQDVQTWSGLVGARDAMERLRPRLRTFRDEHGQELFDVPDAALPDPDTEVAPRFLPEFDNVLLSYADRSRILSEEARARVFTKNGLVRSTILVDGFVRGIWRIHRDRDIATLHIQPFERLSKQTRSALNDEGARLLDFAASDAERHDVRFDPLE; this is encoded by the coding sequence GTGGTGACCGTGCTCGGTCAGCGCGCGCTCAACCGGGCGTTGCTCGAGCGGCAGCTGTTGCTCCAGCGTGGGAAGCTTTCGATTCCCGCGGCCATCGAGCATCTGGTGGGCTTGCAGGCCCAGGCGCCGAATCCACCCTACGTGGGCCTCTGGACACGGTTGGAAGGCATCCGGCTCGACGCGCTGACGCGTTTGATGGAAGACCGGCGTGTGGTGCGATCGGCCCTGATGCGCGGGACGCTGCATCTGGTCACCGCGCGTGACTTCCTGAAGTTGCGCCCGGTGCTGCAGCCGGTCCTGGAGCGTCTTCACAACGGAGCCTACGGTCGTCGGTTCGAGGGTCTGGATGCCCACGAGGTAGCGGCCGTGGGCCGGGAGTTGCTCGAGGAACAGCCGCGCACCAGCGCGGAACTGGGCAAGCTGCTGCGCGCGAGGTGGCCCGGCCGTGATGCGGCTGTGCTCGCCAGCGCTGTCCGCAACCTCCAGCCGCTCATCCACGTGCCGCCCGCCGGTACCTGGGACTCCCACAAGCCCGCAGCCCTCATTCCGGCGGAGAGCTGGCTGGGCCGCGCTCTCGAGCCCGCGTCCTCGCTGGATTCACTGATCAAGCGCTATCTGGCCGCGTTCGGTCCGGCCACGGTCCAGGACGTGCAGACCTGGTCTGGCCTGGTGGGTGCGCGCGACGCCATGGAGCGGCTGCGGCCGCGACTGCGAACCTTCCGGGACGAGCACGGTCAGGAGTTGTTCGACGTGCCCGACGCCGCACTTCCCGATCCGGACACGGAAGTTGCGCCCCGCTTCCTTCCCGAGTTCGACAACGTCTTGCTGTCATACGCGGATCGCTCCCGCATCCTCTCGGAGGAGGCTCGTGCGCGGGTCTTCACCAAGAATGGTCTGGTGCGGTCCACCATCCTGGTGGACGGCTTCGTCCGCGGAATCTGGCGGATCCACCGCGACCGGGACATCGCGACCCTTCACATCCAGCCTTTTGAAAGGCTGTCCAAGCAGACCCGTAGCGCTTTGAACGACGAGGGAGCACGGCTGCTCGACTTCGCCGCCAGCGATGCGGAGCGCCACGACGTGCGGTTCGACCCTTTGGAGTAG
- a CDS encoding lantibiotic dehydratase yields MRNASASARPAGFFVLRTPLLPFDELVRWGEGLSGVRALAEPGRLGDALAADRALLRARLAALVDRPEVREALFVASPGLEAHLARWREAADSRSGLQVERALVRYVQRMAARATPFGLFSGSSSGRVGADTRLSLAGLTDYQRRTRLDMGLLVVLSESFAREPARRERLIWRPNSSLYRAAGQLRFSEVLPSTSGQEGRAYRATSLTPSEYLELALEKARHGVLRGALAEALTAHDPDIELEDAEQFIDKLIDSQVLVPDLEPPVTGIDPALALVRELRGGPPLESGIDAAAVLEEARVALEALDREGLGVPPARYHAATRPLEALPAPTGGQPVFQVDLVKPVREARLGPRVLEEALAAVELLHRISPRQEDALLRFRTAFRERYERREVPLLEVLDAESGIGFPDDGEAPAVEAAPLLSGLELDPEDASPTMPWEERHTFLQRKLHDVLRSGASALVLEPEDLQALEQKERLPLPAAFSMAATLAAASEAALDGGEFQLCVHSVNGPSGANVLARFCHADAGLADHVRALLRAEEAHHPEALHAELAHLPEGHVGNVLLRPLLREHEIPFLGRSGAPPEQQIPLGELLVSVVGDRVVLRSARLGREVLPRLTTTHNVKRGLPVYRFLGALQGQGVAANLRWRWGPLEGAPYLPRVVSGRLVLSLARWWLPEQTLHMLGSTSGEPLFRAVQALRERLRLPRYVALEENDQRLPVDLDNLLSIEAFAQRARGLRQARLVELFPGPDALPVQGPEGRFAHELVIPFVRTQEPARTAREVSVPARTPASNLPRQFPPGSEWLYVKLSCGPVTADRVLRTVVAPLVENTLDSGAADGWFFIRYRDPEWHLRLRFHGEPRRLLGELLPALHEATAPLLADGRIWRVQLDTYQREVERYGGETGILLAEQIFQIDSESVLALLSSLGGAVSSPWRWRLALRAIDALWESLGLDLAARGELARDLRAGLWKQLRPKTSLEHQLGARYRQERAELEPLFAPGPLESHPLTPAMDILRHRSERLAPIAAALHEAESSGRLGVRIPELAAVFAHMQTNRLLRAAGTREELVFYDFLSRLYASRMARGARMVTSND; encoded by the coding sequence ATGAGGAACGCCTCCGCTTCCGCCCGGCCCGCGGGCTTCTTCGTTCTCCGGACGCCCCTGCTCCCCTTCGACGAGCTGGTGCGCTGGGGAGAGGGACTCTCCGGCGTGAGGGCGCTCGCCGAGCCGGGACGGCTGGGGGATGCACTGGCCGCGGACAGGGCCCTGCTGCGCGCGCGGCTCGCGGCACTCGTGGACCGGCCCGAGGTGCGTGAAGCGCTCTTCGTCGCCTCTCCCGGCCTGGAGGCGCACCTGGCGCGCTGGCGCGAGGCGGCGGACAGCAGGTCCGGCCTCCAGGTGGAGCGCGCCCTGGTGCGCTACGTCCAGCGCATGGCGGCCCGGGCGACGCCCTTCGGCCTCTTCAGCGGCAGCTCGAGCGGAAGGGTGGGAGCCGACACGCGGCTCTCGCTCGCCGGGCTCACCGACTACCAGCGCCGGACGCGGCTCGACATGGGCCTGCTCGTGGTGCTCTCCGAGTCATTCGCGCGGGAGCCAGCACGGCGGGAGCGCCTCATCTGGCGGCCCAACTCGAGCCTGTACCGCGCCGCTGGCCAGCTCCGCTTCTCCGAGGTGCTCCCGAGCACATCGGGACAGGAGGGGCGCGCCTATCGCGCTACTTCCCTGACGCCCTCGGAGTACCTTGAGCTCGCGCTGGAGAAGGCCCGGCACGGAGTGCTTCGCGGCGCGCTCGCCGAGGCCCTCACCGCGCACGATCCCGACATCGAGCTGGAGGACGCGGAGCAGTTCATCGACAAGCTCATCGACAGCCAGGTGCTGGTGCCAGACCTCGAGCCGCCGGTGACTGGCATCGATCCGGCTCTGGCGCTCGTGCGAGAGCTCCGGGGCGGACCACCGCTCGAATCCGGCATCGACGCGGCGGCCGTCCTCGAAGAGGCCCGCGTGGCACTGGAAGCCCTCGACCGGGAAGGGCTCGGTGTCCCGCCCGCGCGGTATCACGCCGCCACGAGGCCGCTGGAAGCCCTGCCAGCGCCCACGGGCGGGCAGCCCGTGTTCCAGGTGGACCTGGTGAAGCCGGTGCGGGAGGCAAGGCTGGGCCCGAGGGTCCTCGAGGAGGCGCTCGCGGCCGTCGAGCTCCTGCACCGCATCTCCCCTCGCCAGGAAGACGCCCTGCTGCGCTTTCGCACGGCCTTTCGCGAGCGCTACGAGCGGCGCGAGGTGCCCCTCCTGGAGGTGCTCGACGCGGAGTCCGGCATTGGATTCCCGGACGATGGAGAGGCCCCAGCCGTCGAGGCCGCGCCGCTGCTATCGGGGTTGGAGCTGGACCCGGAGGACGCGAGCCCCACCATGCCCTGGGAGGAGCGTCACACCTTCCTCCAGCGCAAGCTCCATGACGTCCTGCGCTCGGGTGCGTCCGCGCTGGTGTTGGAACCCGAGGACCTCCAGGCACTGGAGCAGAAGGAGCGGCTGCCGCTGCCCGCGGCCTTCTCCATGGCGGCCACGCTCGCCGCCGCCTCCGAGGCCGCGTTGGATGGCGGGGAGTTCCAGCTCTGTGTGCACTCGGTGAACGGACCCTCGGGAGCCAACGTGCTCGCCCGCTTCTGCCATGCCGATGCGGGCCTGGCCGACCACGTCCGGGCGCTGCTCCGGGCCGAGGAAGCCCATCATCCCGAGGCCCTCCACGCGGAGCTCGCCCACCTCCCGGAGGGGCACGTGGGCAACGTCCTCCTCCGGCCCCTGCTGCGTGAGCACGAGATTCCGTTCCTCGGCCGCTCCGGTGCGCCGCCCGAGCAACAGATTCCGCTCGGCGAGCTGCTCGTGTCCGTGGTCGGAGATCGGGTGGTCCTCCGCTCCGCGAGGCTGGGCCGCGAGGTCCTTCCGCGTCTCACCACCACGCACAACGTCAAACGAGGCCTCCCGGTCTACCGGTTCCTGGGCGCGTTGCAGGGGCAGGGGGTGGCCGCCAACCTCCGCTGGCGCTGGGGGCCATTGGAGGGCGCGCCATACCTCCCGAGGGTCGTCTCGGGGCGGCTCGTCCTCTCCCTGGCGCGCTGGTGGCTGCCGGAGCAGACACTGCACATGTTGGGCTCCACGAGCGGCGAGCCCCTCTTCCGAGCCGTCCAGGCGCTGCGCGAACGGCTACGGCTCCCCCGGTACGTCGCACTCGAGGAGAACGACCAGCGCCTTCCCGTCGATCTCGACAATCTCCTGAGCATCGAGGCATTCGCCCAGCGGGCCAGGGGCCTGCGTCAGGCACGGCTGGTCGAGCTGTTCCCCGGGCCGGATGCGCTCCCCGTCCAGGGGCCGGAAGGGCGCTTCGCCCACGAGCTCGTCATTCCGTTCGTGCGCACGCAGGAGCCCGCCCGGACCGCCCGTGAGGTGTCGGTTCCAGCCCGGACTCCCGCCTCCAACCTCCCGCGCCAGTTTCCTCCCGGCTCGGAGTGGCTCTACGTGAAGCTCTCCTGCGGCCCGGTCACCGCGGACCGCGTCCTGCGCACCGTGGTGGCGCCACTGGTGGAGAACACCCTGGACTCCGGCGCGGCCGATGGCTGGTTCTTCATCCGCTACCGGGACCCCGAGTGGCACCTGCGCCTGCGCTTCCACGGAGAGCCCCGGCGGCTCCTGGGCGAGCTGCTGCCCGCGCTCCACGAGGCCACCGCGCCGCTGCTCGCCGATGGCCGGATCTGGCGCGTGCAGCTCGATACCTACCAGCGTGAGGTGGAGCGCTACGGCGGCGAGACGGGCATCCTCCTCGCCGAGCAAATCTTCCAGATCGACAGCGAGTCGGTGCTGGCACTCCTCTCCAGCCTGGGAGGAGCCGTGAGCTCGCCGTGGCGCTGGCGGCTCGCGTTGAGAGCCATTGATGCGCTCTGGGAGTCGCTCGGGCTCGACCTGGCCGCACGCGGCGAGCTGGCCCGAGACCTTCGAGCGGGCCTCTGGAAGCAGCTCCGTCCCAAGACCTCACTGGAGCACCAGCTCGGCGCCCGTTACCGCCAGGAGCGCGCGGAGCTCGAGCCCCTCTTCGCGCCCGGCCCCCTCGAATCGCATCCGCTCACGCCCGCGATGGACATCCTCCGCCACCGCTCCGAGCGGCTGGCCCCCATCGCCGCGGCGCTCCACGAGGCGGAGAGCTCAGGCCGGCTGGGCGTGCGCATTCCCGAGCTGGCGGCCGTCTTCGCCCATATGCAGACGAATCGCCTCCTGCGCGCGGCGGGGACACGGGAGGAGCTCGTCTTCTACGACTTCCTCTCCCGCCTATACGCCTCGCGCATGGCCCGTGGAGCCCGGATGGTGACGTCGAACGATTGA
- a CDS encoding lanthionine synthetase C family protein: protein MKQWAPILEGTRAERALAFLRAVAEAFDAPAPEDRALSATCVVRSQQALWWHYLARAFPDEGHEERRNACLDEAIDALRSAGLGPALHEGLTGVAWVVEHTWGRESQEVDLNANIDGVLLETLAVPRWERKYDLISGLVGLGVYGLERHRRPQGHALVQRVFEHLRALAEPQPEGWSFRTPPQLLAPERQSRYPEGCQDLGVAHGVPGVIGFLARARSFGVGGEEGRQLLEGCVRWLLARRLSEEEAPGGFPALLAPGAPREPARSAWCYGNPGIAVTLLMAARHLGESSWEEAALAGARRAATLAPEKTGVVDAFLCHGAAGLGHLYNRLYQATDEALFLDAAWAWFDRALDLCGPEVPREERLLTGTTGIGLALLSAVTPLEPEWDRLLLMDIP, encoded by the coding sequence GTGAAGCAGTGGGCGCCCATCCTCGAGGGCACGCGGGCTGAGCGGGCCCTGGCCTTTCTCCGGGCCGTGGCCGAGGCGTTCGACGCCCCGGCGCCCGAGGACCGCGCTCTCTCCGCCACCTGCGTCGTGAGGAGCCAGCAGGCCCTGTGGTGGCACTACCTCGCACGCGCCTTCCCGGACGAGGGCCACGAGGAGCGGCGGAATGCGTGCCTCGACGAGGCCATCGACGCGCTCCGCTCGGCCGGCCTGGGCCCGGCGCTCCACGAGGGGCTCACCGGCGTGGCCTGGGTGGTGGAACACACCTGGGGGCGGGAATCCCAGGAGGTGGACCTCAACGCGAACATCGACGGCGTGCTGCTGGAGACGCTCGCCGTGCCGCGCTGGGAGCGGAAGTACGATCTCATCTCCGGCCTCGTCGGCCTGGGCGTCTACGGCCTCGAGCGGCACCGGCGTCCCCAGGGGCACGCCCTGGTGCAGCGGGTGTTCGAGCACCTGCGTGCACTCGCCGAGCCCCAGCCAGAGGGATGGAGCTTCCGGACGCCACCCCAGCTGCTCGCGCCCGAGCGCCAGTCACGCTACCCGGAGGGGTGTCAGGATCTCGGGGTCGCGCATGGGGTGCCGGGAGTCATCGGCTTCCTGGCGCGGGCGCGGAGCTTCGGCGTGGGCGGTGAGGAAGGGCGTCAGTTGCTGGAAGGGTGCGTGCGCTGGCTGCTCGCGCGGCGCCTCTCGGAGGAAGAGGCACCCGGTGGCTTTCCGGCCCTCCTCGCACCTGGAGCGCCCCGCGAGCCCGCGCGCAGCGCCTGGTGCTACGGGAACCCCGGCATCGCCGTCACGCTGCTGATGGCCGCGCGCCACCTGGGGGAGTCCTCCTGGGAGGAAGCGGCGCTCGCGGGAGCCCGCCGTGCCGCCACCCTCGCTCCCGAGAAGACCGGCGTCGTCGATGCGTTCCTCTGCCATGGCGCGGCCGGATTGGGACACCTCTACAACCGCCTGTACCAGGCCACGGACGAGGCCTTGTTCCTCGATGCGGCGTGGGCCTGGTTCGACCGGGCGCTCGACCTGTGCGGACCCGAGGTGCCGCGGGAAGAGCGCCTGCTGACGGGGACCACGGGCATCGGGCTGGCCCTGCTCTCGGCCGTCACGCCGCTGGAGCCCGAATGGGACAGGCTGCTGCTGATGGACATTCCATGA
- a CDS encoding radical SAM/SPASM domain-containing protein, giving the protein MRRRRTAYAVWELTLKCNLACNHCGSRAGSQRENELTTDEALDLARQLAEVGITEVTIEGGEAFLRPDWLQIAQAITSHGMTCSMTTGGYGISRETARKMKEAGINQVSVSVDGLQATHDRIRGRDGSFFFCFQSFRHFRDAGLLYTANTQVNRLSAPELPQLYERLRDAGVKGWQIQLTSAMGNGGDNIWMLLQPAELDAFYRTLARVALRAQAEGVISVQPANDIGYFGPYDDAIFAKSPGQIWTGCMAGISVLGIHADGSIKGCPTLPAEYIGGNIRKQPLSEILQSRELTFNTTAGTDEGAAHMWGFCGSCRYAEVCRGGCSQMASVLFNRRGNNPYCHSRTLEQARRGVRERVVRDVPAPGQPFDHGVLRLVEEPVDAPWPEGDDLHFTYDRVQWPAGWEAWPVPEPKRSVA; this is encoded by the coding sequence ATGCGACGCCGTCGTACGGCGTATGCAGTGTGGGAGCTGACCCTCAAGTGCAACCTCGCCTGCAACCACTGTGGTTCGCGAGCGGGGAGCCAACGGGAGAACGAGCTGACGACGGACGAAGCGCTGGACCTGGCGCGGCAGCTCGCCGAGGTCGGTATCACCGAGGTGACCATCGAGGGCGGTGAGGCCTTCCTGAGACCCGATTGGTTGCAGATCGCGCAGGCCATCACCTCCCATGGGATGACCTGCTCGATGACCACGGGCGGTTACGGCATCTCGCGCGAAACGGCGCGCAAGATGAAGGAGGCGGGCATCAACCAGGTGTCCGTCTCCGTGGATGGGTTGCAGGCGACGCACGATCGGATCCGCGGCCGGGACGGCTCGTTCTTCTTCTGCTTCCAGAGCTTCCGTCACTTCCGCGACGCGGGCCTGCTGTACACGGCCAACACCCAGGTGAACCGCTTGTCCGCGCCGGAGCTGCCCCAGCTCTACGAGCGCCTGCGGGACGCGGGGGTGAAGGGCTGGCAGATCCAACTCACCTCGGCCATGGGCAACGGCGGGGACAACATCTGGATGCTGCTCCAGCCGGCCGAGCTGGATGCCTTCTACCGGACGCTGGCGCGGGTGGCCCTGCGCGCGCAGGCGGAGGGCGTCATCTCGGTGCAGCCGGCCAACGACATCGGCTACTTCGGGCCGTACGACGACGCCATCTTCGCCAAGAGCCCGGGGCAGATCTGGACGGGCTGCATGGCCGGCATCTCCGTGCTGGGCATCCACGCCGACGGCTCCATCAAGGGGTGCCCCACCCTGCCGGCGGAGTACATCGGCGGCAACATCCGCAAGCAGCCGCTCAGTGAGATCCTCCAGTCGCGCGAGCTGACCTTCAACACCACCGCCGGCACGGACGAGGGCGCCGCCCATATGTGGGGCTTCTGCGGAAGCTGCCGCTATGCCGAGGTGTGCCGGGGCGGATGCAGCCAGATGGCCAGCGTCCTCTTCAACCGGCGCGGCAACAACCCGTACTGCCACTCCCGCACGCTCGAGCAGGCGCGGCGCGGGGTGCGCGAGCGGGTGGTGCGCGACGTCCCCGCTCCCGGCCAGCCGTTCGACCATGGAGTGCTCCGCCTCGTGGAGGAGCCGGTGGACGCGCCCTGGCCCGAGGGCGATGACCTGCACTTCACCTACGACCGAGTGCAATGGCCCGCCGGGTGGGAAGCCTGGCCGGTGCCCGAGCCCAAGCGCTCCGTGGCGTGA
- the trpA gene encoding tryptophan synthase subunit alpha: MSGEIAEAFARARARGEGALVAYAMAGDPDLPGSVDVFAACVEGGADILEIGVAFSDPIADGPVIQGASERALKAGSTLKRVLDEVVPAVRARCPQTPLVVMTYVNVVMAMGEERYAKLARERGVSGTILPDLPPEESTGIRVAFDKEGLELIPLCAPTTSPTRAESIAKDARGFVYCVSVAGVTGMRSELPANLSERLELVRRLSPVPVVAGFGISNAEQARVVGAHADGVVVGSAIVRAAQADGPAAARQVCADIKRGLKR, from the coding sequence ATGAGCGGGGAGATCGCGGAAGCGTTCGCCCGGGCCAGGGCCCGCGGTGAGGGCGCGCTGGTGGCGTACGCCATGGCGGGGGACCCGGACCTTCCCGGCTCGGTGGACGTGTTCGCCGCGTGCGTGGAGGGTGGCGCGGACATCCTGGAGATTGGCGTGGCGTTCAGCGACCCCATCGCCGACGGTCCCGTCATCCAGGGCGCGTCCGAGCGGGCCCTGAAGGCGGGCTCCACGCTCAAGCGGGTGCTGGACGAGGTGGTGCCCGCGGTGCGCGCGCGCTGCCCCCAGACGCCGCTGGTGGTGATGACGTACGTCAACGTCGTCATGGCCATGGGCGAGGAGCGCTACGCGAAGCTGGCCCGGGAGCGCGGCGTGTCGGGCACCATCCTGCCGGACCTGCCGCCCGAGGAGAGCACGGGCATCCGCGTCGCCTTCGACAAGGAAGGGTTGGAGCTCATCCCGCTGTGCGCTCCCACCACGTCGCCGACCCGGGCCGAGTCCATCGCGAAGGACGCGCGGGGCTTCGTCTACTGCGTGTCGGTGGCGGGCGTGACGGGCATGCGCTCGGAGCTGCCGGCCAACCTCTCCGAGCGGCTGGAGCTGGTGCGGCGCCTGTCGCCCGTGCCCGTGGTCGCCGGCTTCGGCATCTCCAACGCCGAGCAGGCCCGGGTGGTGGGCGCCCACGCCGATGGCGTGGTGGTGGGCAGCGCCATCGTCCGTGCCGCACAGGCCGATGGGCCCGCCGCGGCCCGTCAGGTGTGCGCTGACATCAAGCGCGGATTGAAGCGCTGA
- the trpB gene encoding tryptophan synthase subunit beta, translating into METQTAPGRFGRYGGRYVPETLVPALLELEQAYAEARKDPAFDEQVSQVLREYVGRETPLTPARRLTELWRGAEVWLKREDLAHTGAHKINNTIGQVLLAKRMGKKRIIAETGAGQHGVATATACALFGLPCEVFMGAVDVERQSLNVFRMKALGAKVHPVESGSRTLKDAMNEAMRIWVSQVEDTYYVIGSAAGPHPYPTIVRDFQAVIGREIRTQSLVAFGRLPDAVIACIGGGSNAIGALHPFVEDKQVRLVGVEAGGHGLDSGQHGASLTLGTEGVLHGSRSLVLQDENGQIIEAHSISAGLDYPGVGPELAYLAKTGRLEVRTATDEEALKAFYLVSRTEGILPALESSHAFARAGDLARELGKGKHLVVNCSGRGDKDVATIAARGIPAAIGQEGA; encoded by the coding sequence ATGGAAACGCAAACCGCCCCTGGCCGCTTCGGGCGTTATGGCGGCCGCTATGTGCCGGAGACGCTGGTCCCGGCGCTGCTGGAGTTGGAGCAGGCGTATGCCGAGGCCCGGAAGGATCCAGCCTTCGACGAGCAGGTGTCGCAGGTGCTGCGCGAGTACGTCGGGCGCGAGACGCCGCTGACGCCCGCGCGCCGGCTCACCGAGCTGTGGCGTGGCGCCGAGGTGTGGCTCAAGCGGGAGGACCTCGCGCACACGGGCGCCCACAAAATCAACAACACCATCGGCCAGGTGCTGCTGGCCAAGCGGATGGGCAAGAAGCGCATCATCGCGGAGACGGGCGCGGGCCAGCACGGCGTGGCCACCGCCACCGCGTGCGCCCTGTTCGGCCTGCCCTGCGAGGTCTTCATGGGCGCGGTGGATGTGGAGCGCCAGTCGCTCAACGTCTTCCGCATGAAGGCCCTGGGGGCCAAGGTGCACCCGGTGGAGTCGGGCTCGCGCACCCTCAAGGACGCGATGAACGAGGCCATGCGCATCTGGGTGTCGCAGGTGGAGGACACCTACTACGTCATCGGCAGCGCGGCCGGTCCGCACCCCTACCCCACCATCGTCCGCGACTTCCAGGCCGTCATCGGCCGGGAGATCCGCACGCAGTCGCTGGTGGCCTTCGGCAGGCTGCCGGACGCCGTCATCGCGTGCATCGGCGGAGGCTCGAACGCCATTGGAGCGCTCCACCCCTTCGTCGAGGACAAGCAGGTGCGGCTGGTGGGCGTGGAGGCCGGTGGCCACGGCCTGGACTCGGGCCAGCACGGCGCGTCCCTGACGCTGGGGACCGAGGGCGTGCTGCACGGCTCGCGCTCGCTGGTGCTGCAGGACGAGAACGGGCAGATCATCGAGGCGCACTCCATCTCCGCGGGCCTGGACTACCCGGGCGTGGGGCCGGAGCTGGCGTACCTGGCGAAGACGGGCCGGCTCGAGGTGCGTACCGCCACGGACGAGGAGGCCCTGAAGGCCTTCTATCTGGTGTCCCGCACCGAGGGCATCCTGCCCGCGCTGGAGTCCTCGCACGCCTTCGCGCGCGCGGGGGACCTGGCGCGCGAGCTGGGCAAGGGCAAGCACCTGGTCGTCAACTGCTCGGGCCGCGGCGACAAGGACGTGGCCACCATCGCGGCGCGCGGGATTCCCGCCGCCATCGGTCAGGAGGGAGCATGA
- a CDS encoding phosphoribosylanthranilate isomerase has protein sequence MSTRVKICGVTRVEDARRAWAEGADALGLNFYPRSPRYVTAEVAAELARTRPALGSVVGVFVNESPDVIRARVRECGLTAVQLHGDEPPEACAGYGVPVIKAMRVRGPEDVEKARTYVGAGDVAALLLDGAAPGYGGGGVGFDWSLVARLADAGVPVLVAGGLNPDNVREAVRATRPYGVDVASGVEVSPGIKDADAVRAFVRAAKTALWE, from the coding sequence GTGAGCACTCGGGTCAAAATCTGCGGCGTCACCCGCGTGGAGGACGCGCGGCGGGCGTGGGCCGAGGGCGCGGACGCGCTGGGGCTCAACTTCTACCCGCGCTCGCCCCGGTACGTGACGGCGGAGGTGGCGGCGGAGCTGGCGCGCACGCGGCCGGCGCTGGGCTCGGTGGTGGGCGTGTTCGTCAACGAGTCACCGGACGTCATCCGCGCGCGGGTGCGCGAGTGCGGGCTGACGGCGGTGCAGCTGCACGGGGACGAGCCGCCCGAGGCCTGCGCGGGCTACGGCGTGCCGGTCATCAAGGCGATGCGGGTGCGCGGCCCCGAGGACGTGGAGAAGGCCCGCACCTACGTGGGAGCGGGCGACGTGGCGGCGCTGCTGCTGGACGGAGCGGCGCCGGGCTACGGCGGCGGCGGCGTGGGGTTCGACTGGTCGCTGGTGGCACGGCTCGCGGACGCGGGCGTGCCGGTGCTGGTGGCCGGCGGGCTCAACCCGGACAATGTGAGAGAGGCCGTGCGGGCCACCCGGCCCTACGGCGTGGATGTGGCGAGCGGGGTGGAAGTCAGCCCCGGCATCAAGGATGCGGACGCGGTGCGTGCCTTCGTACGCGCCGCGAAGACCGCGCTTTGGGAGTGA